A window of the Butyricimonas faecalis genome harbors these coding sequences:
- a CDS encoding S41 family peptidase, with product MYRLFFFLILAGFLSSCKDSRGVSPTPGPYSYVRINTFTKDKMTDQYFWADEVKDKDIDPDSNPAEYFATMKYPDDHWSHITSSNGLGEIADASGYDKGFGYNLTFWEKKGYIFADVNFVYPNSPAAKAGLKRGDLITHMNGERMTTDNYTDLYYASQLSLGLSNDETSEPYETKTLTAQTYAIDPVLDYGLIPLEHLTIGYMIYTDFVFRGNASLAQLNHVFQTLKAANIDEFILDLRYNQGGYIFAVKQLCSLLAPEEVVENEELLIHKKWNKAYQERYANDPDRLEEHFDNTVPLDSRLNLKRLWVITSHVTASASEMLISALSPYMKVNVVGDLTMGKNMGGIIYTPNDKDLQNWNIMLISTEYSNSREESVKGGIPPMFPILEQFHHQHQLGDQEEPLLAATLQLITQDTIVTPATNSRSGRNIGTDAPRRIIPEFVQAKSRLLLGIEN from the coding sequence ATGTATAGATTATTCTTCTTTTTGATTTTAGCAGGATTCCTATCAAGTTGCAAGGATTCACGCGGAGTAAGTCCTACTCCGGGCCCTTACTCGTATGTCCGGATTAACACGTTCACGAAAGACAAAATGACCGACCAATACTTTTGGGCGGATGAAGTCAAGGACAAAGACATTGATCCAGATAGTAACCCGGCGGAATATTTTGCCACCATGAAATATCCCGACGACCACTGGTCACACATCACAAGTTCCAACGGTCTGGGAGAAATTGCCGATGCTTCCGGCTACGACAAAGGCTTCGGTTACAACCTGACTTTTTGGGAGAAAAAGGGCTACATATTCGCTGATGTTAACTTCGTTTACCCGAATTCCCCCGCGGCAAAAGCGGGACTTAAACGGGGAGACTTGATCACTCACATGAACGGGGAACGGATGACAACGGATAATTACACGGACTTGTACTACGCCTCCCAGCTCTCCCTCGGACTTTCAAACGACGAAACGTCAGAACCGTATGAAACGAAAACGCTAACCGCCCAAACATACGCGATCGATCCGGTACTTGATTACGGGTTGATTCCCTTGGAACACCTAACCATCGGGTACATGATCTACACGGATTTCGTGTTCCGCGGCAACGCGTCGTTAGCGCAACTGAACCACGTGTTCCAAACCTTAAAAGCGGCAAATATTGACGAATTCATCCTAGATTTACGTTACAATCAAGGCGGGTACATTTTTGCCGTGAAACAACTATGCTCACTTCTCGCCCCGGAAGAAGTCGTGGAAAATGAAGAACTGCTCATTCACAAAAAATGGAACAAAGCATACCAGGAAAGATACGCGAACGATCCTGACCGATTGGAAGAACATTTTGACAATACCGTACCCCTTGACTCTCGCTTGAACCTAAAACGCCTGTGGGTGATCACGAGTCACGTGACCGCGTCAGCCTCCGAAATGCTGATAAGCGCCTTATCCCCGTACATGAAGGTAAACGTGGTTGGCGACCTTACCATGGGGAAAAATATGGGCGGAATCATCTACACGCCCAACGACAAAGACCTGCAGAATTGGAATATCATGTTGATTTCCACGGAATATAGTAACAGTCGGGAAGAGTCCGTCAAAGGCGGTATCCCTCCTATGTTCCCCATCTTGGAGCAATTCCACCATCAACACCAACTGGGAGATCAGGAAGAACCCCTACTGGCCGCAACCCTTCAACTCATTACTCAAGACACGATCGTCACCCCGGCCACGAATAGTCGGAGCGGCAGAAACATCGGCACGGATGCCCCACGCCGGATTATCCCGGAATTCGTGCAAGCAAAATCAAGGCTGTTACTAGGGATTGAAAATTAA
- a CDS encoding head GIN domain-containing protein: MKKVGLILLGILMAGVVSAGVKKIKGTGYLVVHDRQAEQPFTRVSVQQSITLYISQGKTEGITVEADDNIIPYIKTEIKDGQLNVFLDPEVIVRGYTAMNVSVSMPVITDINVAAAGRLEGSSLFTVNKLEIVASGAGNVKLEVKGSEVDVEASGAARLELKGEVEHVDLKMSSASTLKAWELRVKDCDAEISGAAKAEVSISGRLEAEISSAGILIYDGNPQITKQNVTGRGALVKRK; this comes from the coding sequence ATGAAAAAGGTTGGCTTGATCTTATTGGGGATATTGATGGCAGGGGTCGTTTCTGCCGGGGTGAAAAAAATCAAGGGGACGGGCTATCTCGTGGTGCATGATCGGCAGGCGGAACAGCCGTTTACTCGAGTTTCCGTTCAACAGTCGATAACTCTCTATATATCGCAAGGAAAAACGGAAGGGATTACCGTGGAGGCGGACGATAATATTATCCCTTATATAAAAACGGAGATAAAGGACGGGCAATTGAATGTTTTCCTTGATCCGGAAGTGATTGTCCGGGGGTATACGGCAATGAATGTTTCCGTCTCCATGCCTGTTATCACGGATATAAACGTGGCGGCTGCCGGACGTTTGGAGGGGAGTTCGCTTTTTACAGTGAATAAACTGGAGATCGTGGCCTCCGGGGCGGGGAATGTGAAGTTGGAGGTGAAAGGGAGTGAAGTTGACGTGGAGGCCTCCGGGGCCGCGAGGCTAGAACTTAAAGGGGAGGTGGAACACGTTGACCTGAAGATGTCTTCCGCTTCCACCCTGAAGGCTTGGGAGCTGCGTGTGAAAGATTGTGACGCGGAGATTAGCGGGGCTGCCAAGGCTGAAGTCTCCATTTCCGGCCGCTTGGAGGCAGAGATTTCATCGGCCGGCATTTTGATCTATGACGGGAATCCGCAGATTACCAAACAAAACGTGACCGGTAGGGGAGCTTTGGTGAAAAGGAAATAG
- a CDS encoding argininosuccinate synthase: MKKVVLAYSGGLDTSCCVKYLSEEMGLEVYTALANTGGFTPGELAGIEEKAYALGAKKHVTLDVTGEYYEKCIKYMIFGNVLRNKTYPVSVSSERTFQALAIVRYAKEIGADALAHGSTGAGNDQVRFDFCFSVFASEMKIITPTRDLKLSREEEIAYLKSKGVERDWSKMTYSINKGLWGTSVGGKETLNSWECLPGEAYPSSLEKEGEEELILSFERGELCGVNGTCYTDKIEAIRRVEALASAWAIGRDTHVGDTIVGIKGRVGFEAAAPLMIIKAHELLEKHTLTKWQMYWKEQLGNWYGMFLHEAMYGEPVMRNIESFLQDSQRYVSGDVRVRMRPYCFELLGIRSDHDLMDAAFACYGEENKAWTAEDVKGFTRMLSIPLQVYHAVNEKSEEGI; the protein is encoded by the coding sequence ATGAAAAAAGTAGTTTTAGCATATAGCGGGGGGTTGGATACCTCCTGTTGTGTCAAGTACCTGAGCGAGGAAATGGGGCTTGAGGTCTACACGGCATTGGCAAATACCGGGGGATTTACCCCCGGTGAGCTGGCCGGGATTGAAGAGAAGGCATACGCCTTGGGGGCGAAGAAGCACGTGACGCTGGACGTGACGGGAGAATATTACGAGAAGTGTATCAAATATATGATTTTCGGGAATGTTTTGCGCAACAAGACGTACCCGGTGTCGGTTAGTTCCGAGCGTACTTTTCAGGCGTTGGCTATCGTGAGGTATGCAAAGGAGATCGGGGCGGATGCTTTGGCTCACGGAAGCACGGGGGCCGGGAATGATCAGGTGCGTTTTGATTTTTGTTTTTCCGTGTTTGCCTCGGAAATGAAGATTATAACCCCGACTCGTGATCTGAAGTTGAGCCGGGAGGAGGAGATTGCCTATTTGAAATCGAAAGGGGTAGAGCGGGATTGGTCCAAGATGACGTATTCTATTAATAAGGGGCTCTGGGGAACTTCGGTGGGTGGAAAAGAGACATTGAATTCATGGGAGTGTCTTCCGGGGGAGGCTTATCCTTCTTCATTGGAGAAGGAGGGCGAGGAGGAGCTGATCTTGTCGTTTGAACGGGGGGAGTTGTGCGGGGTGAATGGTACGTGTTACACGGATAAAATCGAGGCTATCCGCCGGGTGGAGGCCTTGGCCTCTGCTTGGGCTATCGGGCGCGATACTCACGTGGGCGACACGATCGTGGGGATTAAAGGACGTGTCGGTTTCGAGGCGGCTGCTCCGTTGATGATTATTAAAGCTCATGAATTGCTGGAAAAGCATACGCTCACGAAGTGGCAGATGTACTGGAAAGAGCAACTGGGGAATTGGTACGGGATGTTTTTACACGAGGCCATGTACGGGGAGCCTGTTATGCGGAATATTGAAAGTTTCCTTCAGGATTCACAACGTTACGTGTCGGGTGACGTGCGGGTTCGGATGCGTCCTTATTGTTTCGAATTGTTGGGCATCCGCTCTGATCATGATCTGATGGATGCCGCATTTGCTTGTTACGGGGAAGAGAATAAGGCTTGGACGGCAGAGGATGTGAAGGGGTTTACCCGGATGTTGTCGATACCTTTGCAGGTTTATCACGCGGTGAACGAGAAGAGCGAGGAGGGGATATGA
- a CDS encoding GNAT family N-acetyltransferase, producing MKIEVVVASEKHLSYVTAINDAIDQAAKARGTGIARRTDEYIADKIRNGKAIIALNREEFVGFCYIESWGHQKFVANSGLIVVPAYRGLGVAKQIKKAAFQLSRRRFPQAKLFGLTTGEQVMRINTSLGYVPVTFAKLTDDEEFWAGCKSCVNYDILQRTNMTKCLCTGMIYDPEAVAQQQEAAKKAAKKATKGMSLPLFKHLRHVVGATLAVCGIPVARSTMKHTANL from the coding sequence ATGAAGATTGAAGTTGTAGTTGCATCTGAGAAACACCTGTCATACGTGACGGCGATAAACGATGCGATTGATCAGGCTGCAAAAGCAAGAGGTACTGGTATAGCCAGAAGAACGGACGAGTATATTGCCGATAAAATCCGAAACGGGAAGGCGATTATCGCTCTGAATCGAGAGGAGTTCGTGGGCTTCTGTTATATTGAATCATGGGGGCACCAGAAATTCGTGGCGAACTCCGGATTAATCGTGGTACCGGCGTACCGGGGATTGGGAGTGGCAAAACAAATAAAGAAGGCTGCTTTTCAATTGTCGCGAAGGCGATTCCCGCAAGCAAAGCTTTTCGGCTTGACAACTGGTGAGCAGGTGATGCGAATCAATACTTCATTGGGTTACGTGCCTGTTACTTTTGCCAAACTCACGGATGATGAGGAGTTTTGGGCCGGATGCAAGTCTTGCGTGAATTATGACATATTGCAGCGGACGAATATGACCAAGTGCCTTTGTACCGGGATGATTTATGACCCGGAGGCCGTGGCCCAACAACAGGAGGCGGCTAAAAAAGCAGCTAAAAAGGCGACTAAAGGGATGTCGTTGCCTTTGTTCAAGCACCTGCGTCACGTTGTGGGAGCCACGTTGGCGGTTTGCGGGATTCCTGTTGCTCGCTCTACCATGAAACATACGGCAAATTTGTAA
- a CDS encoding TolC family protein: MRFIILSIGLLLFFAPSRAQRQLDLKQCREMALEYSKQLAIAEKQKEKAAWTKKEYGANYLPKLSVSGFYLYHQKKQEYKLSGGYLPTYLPGADGKLQPNVVIGSDGKPVTGTDGKPVFHEYAFLPDIPLSLSLRGAYMASVQLQQPLFMGGKIRAAHQAAKLGEELAGENVRLNRSEVLVELEQAYWQCVRVQELVLVARKYKSVVNELVKNLEDAQQAGMAPLNDVLKARVKYNDALLQLQQAEHGKQLAQMNLCRLVGLELNTELVLTDSLSAAITPGVLALPDNLEQRPDYNMLEKQVEMKRKEVNVTRSDFLPQVGVSAGYGYGGGLKLNGDDSNSGSFNAMASVAIPVFNWGEGRNKVRVAKAEEEMSRLNKERLGEMMQLEIAGSRFKLNDAQTRIRLTKSALEQAKENLRVSEDQYEVGMENLTNLLEAQAQWQQAWSEWVDAKAALKLCESEYLKAIGKLE, encoded by the coding sequence ATGCGCTTTATCATATTATCAATCGGGTTATTATTGTTTTTCGCTCCTTCACGGGCCCAGCGGCAATTGGACTTAAAACAATGCAGGGAAATGGCACTTGAATACAGCAAGCAGTTGGCTATCGCGGAAAAGCAGAAAGAGAAAGCCGCGTGGACCAAGAAAGAATACGGGGCCAATTACTTGCCGAAACTCTCCGTGTCGGGTTTTTACCTGTACCATCAGAAAAAGCAGGAATACAAATTGAGCGGTGGCTATCTGCCGACTTACCTCCCCGGTGCTGACGGGAAATTGCAACCCAACGTTGTCATCGGGTCAGACGGGAAGCCCGTGACGGGGACTGACGGGAAACCTGTTTTTCATGAATACGCTTTTCTCCCGGACATCCCCTTGTCACTTTCTCTGAGAGGGGCGTATATGGCATCGGTTCAATTACAACAGCCTTTATTCATGGGAGGAAAAATCCGGGCGGCCCATCAGGCGGCTAAACTGGGTGAAGAACTTGCCGGGGAAAATGTTCGCTTGAATCGTTCGGAAGTCCTTGTCGAACTGGAACAGGCTTACTGGCAATGCGTCCGGGTACAGGAACTGGTGTTGGTTGCCCGGAAATACAAGTCGGTAGTGAACGAATTGGTGAAAAACTTGGAAGATGCCCAACAAGCGGGAATGGCCCCGTTGAACGATGTACTCAAGGCTCGGGTGAAATATAATGATGCTTTGTTACAACTGCAACAAGCGGAACATGGGAAACAGTTGGCTCAAATGAACCTTTGCCGTTTGGTGGGACTGGAATTGAATACCGAATTGGTGCTGACCGATTCCTTGTCGGCCGCGATAACCCCCGGGGTACTGGCCTTGCCGGACAACCTGGAACAAAGGCCGGATTATAACATGCTGGAGAAACAGGTGGAGATGAAACGGAAGGAAGTCAACGTGACCCGTTCCGACTTTTTGCCTCAAGTAGGCGTATCCGCCGGCTATGGTTATGGCGGGGGCTTGAAATTGAATGGCGATGACTCGAATTCCGGTTCTTTTAACGCGATGGCGTCCGTGGCGATACCTGTTTTCAACTGGGGGGAGGGTCGGAATAAAGTTCGTGTAGCGAAGGCCGAGGAGGAAATGAGTCGCTTGAACAAAGAACGCCTGGGAGAGATGATGCAGTTGGAAATTGCCGGAAGTCGCTTTAAACTGAATGATGCCCAGACCCGGATTCGTTTGACGAAATCAGCCCTCGAACAGGCAAAGGAGAATCTGAGAGTATCCGAGGATCAGTATGAGGTGGGAATGGAAAATCTGACAAACTTGTTGGAAGCCCAAGCCCAATGGCAACAGGCCTGGAGCGAGTGGGTGGATGCGAAAGCCGCTTTGAAACTATGCGAATCGGAATATTTGAAAGCGATAGGAAAACTGGAGTAA
- a CDS encoding efflux RND transporter permease subunit: protein MNFTEYALKNRAFVYFFVFVLVVGGIYSFFTMSKLEDPAITVKQAMVVTAYPGASAYQVELEVTDVLEKAIRSMGDLDHVSSRSMDDVSEIMVELSSTVPLAELQQKWDILRRKVMGVQAQLPEGAQPSIVMDDFGDVYGMFYAMTSDGFDYQEMSDYAELVRRSVLDIDGVSSVDVYGERQACINVEFLEDKMANMGVHPAEIIMTLNGQNKTVYSGYFDSGEKRVRVNVNGAYKEIDDIRNLLIKGHEQDQIRLSDVARVTKDYVKPEREGLLYDTLPAIAISIAMEEGGNILQLGKKVDAKLAELKEDIIPAGIDFQKVFFQPARVKSAINVFMVNLIESVVIVILVVMLFMGFRSGYIIGAGLVIVVLGSLLVLYMMHGTLQRVSLASFIVAMGMLVDNAIVITDGILVDLKKGIPKPAALVNITRKTAWPLLGATTIGILTFLPIFLSPDTTGEYVRDLFIVLAVSLWLSWILALAYVPIQADRGLRVKPGEVEDETKMYDTRVYRAFRKTLQFSVRHRVGVIGGIVLLLVVSIYLFRFVQQGFFPDLSYNQLYIEYKMPYGTNPQTVKRNLDSIEEYLTSRPEITAVTTSLGGTPSRYNLVRTVAEPALSYGELIVDFTSPETLKANIDSLQVYLSEHHPEAYVRMKQYNLMYMDYPVQFMISGPDPAVLKRLCGEVEALMNEDSTTMLVTNDWGPMTPVLNVNYHQPIARVANLSREDVGLALLATTDGLPVGSYYEGEHDLPIYIKSMGEDGLRPGRLNNVPVWSLVPSTNVLNLETVKELMMGMISTDEVMTAVAGSTPLNQATNGIAASWEVPVVRRYNGQRSISAQCNNAPGYTANDVRNSLLPKIEKLNIPPGYSTEWQGEYLASTQSKQYLFKNVPLGIVLVLAILIALFKDFKKPLMIILCLPLAIIGVVLGMLLAGKEFGFVAIVGALGLVGMMIKNGVVLVDEVDIQIQSGKDRFLALLDASSSRLRPVFLASMTTILGMIPLINDDMFGALAVTIMGGLFIGTVITLVILPVFYSLFFKIKAN, encoded by the coding sequence ATGAATTTTACGGAATACGCTTTAAAGAATAGAGCTTTTGTCTACTTCTTTGTTTTCGTTTTGGTGGTTGGGGGGATATACTCGTTTTTCACGATGAGCAAGTTGGAGGATCCGGCGATAACCGTGAAGCAGGCTATGGTGGTGACGGCCTATCCGGGTGCTTCTGCCTATCAAGTGGAACTGGAAGTGACGGATGTATTGGAGAAAGCGATTCGTTCGATGGGCGACTTGGATCATGTCTCCTCTCGTTCGATGGATGACGTGTCGGAAATTATGGTAGAATTGAGCAGTACGGTCCCCTTGGCGGAATTGCAGCAAAAATGGGATATCTTACGCCGGAAAGTCATGGGCGTGCAAGCCCAACTGCCGGAGGGTGCCCAACCTTCCATCGTGATGGACGACTTCGGGGACGTGTACGGGATGTTTTATGCCATGACGTCCGATGGCTTTGATTATCAGGAAATGTCGGATTACGCCGAATTGGTTCGTCGTTCCGTGCTGGATATTGACGGGGTGAGCAGTGTGGATGTGTATGGCGAACGTCAAGCCTGCATAAACGTGGAGTTTTTGGAGGACAAAATGGCCAACATGGGTGTCCATCCGGCAGAAATAATCATGACCCTGAACGGGCAGAATAAAACGGTTTACTCCGGTTATTTCGATAGCGGGGAAAAACGGGTTCGGGTGAACGTGAACGGGGCTTACAAAGAGATCGACGACATCCGTAACCTCTTGATCAAGGGGCACGAACAGGATCAAATCCGCTTGTCGGATGTGGCCCGTGTCACGAAAGATTACGTGAAACCGGAACGGGAAGGATTGTTATACGATACCTTGCCGGCCATCGCGATTTCGATTGCCATGGAAGAAGGTGGGAATATACTTCAACTGGGGAAAAAAGTGGACGCCAAACTGGCCGAGTTGAAAGAAGATATCATTCCGGCGGGGATTGATTTTCAAAAAGTATTCTTCCAACCGGCACGGGTGAAAAGTGCCATCAACGTCTTCATGGTAAACCTCATCGAATCGGTAGTCATCGTGATCCTGGTGGTCATGCTTTTCATGGGATTCCGGAGCGGGTACATCATCGGGGCCGGCCTCGTGATCGTCGTGTTGGGATCGCTGCTCGTGCTGTACATGATGCACGGAACATTGCAACGGGTTTCGCTCGCCTCGTTTATCGTGGCGATGGGAATGCTGGTGGACAACGCGATCGTGATCACGGATGGGATCCTCGTGGACCTGAAGAAGGGAATACCCAAGCCGGCAGCCTTGGTGAATATCACGAGAAAGACAGCTTGGCCTTTGCTGGGAGCGACCACGATCGGGATTCTTACTTTCTTACCGATATTTTTATCTCCTGATACCACGGGAGAATATGTCCGGGACTTGTTTATCGTTTTGGCCGTATCCTTGTGGTTGAGTTGGATTCTCGCTTTGGCGTACGTTCCGATACAAGCGGACCGGGGATTGCGGGTAAAACCGGGAGAGGTGGAAGATGAAACGAAAATGTATGACACCCGCGTCTACCGGGCATTCCGCAAGACGTTGCAGTTTTCCGTGCGTCACCGGGTAGGGGTGATTGGCGGGATCGTCCTGTTGCTGGTTGTCAGCATCTATCTGTTCCGCTTCGTGCAACAGGGATTTTTCCCGGACTTGAGTTATAACCAGTTGTATATAGAATATAAAATGCCTTACGGGACGAATCCCCAGACCGTGAAACGGAATTTGGATTCCATCGAGGAATATTTGACCAGTCGTCCGGAGATTACGGCCGTTACGACAAGTTTGGGAGGAACACCTTCCCGCTATAATCTGGTACGAACGGTGGCAGAACCCGCGTTGAGTTACGGGGAATTGATCGTGGATTTCACCTCTCCCGAGACGCTGAAGGCGAATATAGACTCCTTGCAGGTATATCTTTCGGAACATCACCCGGAGGCATACGTCCGGATGAAACAATACAATTTGATGTACATGGATTATCCGGTACAATTCATGATCTCCGGTCCGGACCCTGCCGTCTTGAAACGATTGTGCGGGGAGGTGGAGGCGTTGATGAACGAGGATTCCACGACCATGTTGGTCACCAACGACTGGGGACCGATGACACCCGTGCTGAACGTGAACTATCACCAACCGATAGCCCGGGTGGCCAACCTTTCCCGGGAGGACGTCGGGTTGGCTTTGCTGGCCACCACGGACGGGTTGCCTGTCGGGTCATATTACGAGGGGGAACATGATTTGCCGATTTATATTAAAAGCATGGGAGAAGACGGGTTACGTCCCGGGCGGTTGAATAATGTTCCGGTGTGGAGCCTCGTGCCTTCGACGAATGTGCTGAACCTGGAAACCGTCAAGGAATTGATGATGGGAATGATATCGACGGATGAGGTGATGACCGCCGTGGCAGGCTCCACTCCCTTGAACCAAGCCACAAACGGCATCGCGGCTTCATGGGAAGTCCCGGTCGTCAGGCGTTACAACGGGCAGCGGTCGATATCGGCACAATGTAATAACGCGCCCGGCTATACGGCAAACGACGTGCGGAACAGTTTGTTGCCCAAGATCGAAAAATTGAACATCCCGCCCGGTTACTCCACGGAATGGCAAGGAGAGTATTTGGCAAGCACGCAATCCAAACAGTATTTGTTCAAAAATGTACCGTTGGGAATTGTTCTGGTGTTGGCCATCCTGATCGCCTTGTTCAAGGATTTCAAGAAACCGCTGATGATCATTCTTTGTTTGCCGTTGGCGATTATCGGTGTTGTCTTGGGCATGTTGCTGGCCGGAAAGGAATTTGGCTTCGTGGCGATCGTTGGCGCCTTGGGACTGGTCGGCATGATGATTAAAAACGGGGTGGTACTGGTCGACGAGGTGGATATACAGATTCAATCGGGAAAAGATCGCTTCCTGGCTCTTCTGGATGCCTCCTCTTCTCGTTTGCGTCCCGTCTTCCTGGCTTCGATGACCACGATCCTGGGTATGATTCCCTTGATTAACGATGATATGTTCGGGGCTTTGGCCGTGACGATCATGGGCGGATTGTTTATCGGTACGGTGATTACCCTGGTAATCTTGCCGGTATTCTATTCGTTGTTCTTTAAAATCAAAGCGAATTGA
- a CDS encoding O-antigen ligase family protein, producing the protein MFLLPSIIIVIALWVLFERGSTSLARITLTDMAIIAYLLHGLCNLMFTRDTPPDSLALCHWGMYTILYIVTRNVANKLLVTWLIIGIGITQAIIGITQLAGWFPSNHPDFPVTGTFQNPGPYGGLLAVSLIAIAWVLRSGARLKAFPWGVLLLLLVMLVISTSRAAWIAALVGIVTLFPRLHDGWGKRTIISIITGAFVVGLYFLRPGSADARILIWQVCARLIKLEPLTGLGIGTLPQHYMNAQAEYFAAHPDSDLSIVANNNYQAFNEFLHITVEQGFIGLLLLFGIILTCRHSSRFPFILTWFTFSMFSYPADCEWLMIVFVLSLALCAGENPGWCLKFNKKWFLCSLVMIPFTLATTLRYDNAVKNIKFDTAPQFPYNREYMLQFARQKRDIHVLERLTRDVCSSTDILCDMGDLYETRGDIKRADSCYSLARQMVPCRIKPLHKLYLLYKQRNSTVAEDYARQILNFKTPFVGSVVLRARADAKKFLNHE; encoded by the coding sequence ATGTTTCTGTTACCTTCGATAATAATTGTCATTGCCTTGTGGGTACTTTTTGAACGGGGAAGTACCTCTTTGGCAAGAATCACCTTAACGGATATGGCGATTATCGCCTATTTGTTACACGGTCTGTGTAACTTGATGTTTACCCGTGATACTCCACCGGACTCGCTCGCCTTGTGTCACTGGGGGATGTACACGATATTGTACATTGTCACTCGAAATGTTGCCAACAAGCTTCTCGTGACCTGGCTTATTATCGGGATCGGCATCACGCAGGCTATAATCGGCATCACGCAACTAGCGGGATGGTTTCCTTCAAACCATCCCGATTTTCCCGTGACCGGAACATTCCAGAACCCGGGACCCTACGGGGGACTCTTGGCTGTTTCGTTAATTGCAATCGCATGGGTGTTGCGTTCGGGGGCAAGGTTAAAGGCATTCCCGTGGGGTGTATTGTTATTATTACTTGTCATGCTAGTCATTTCAACCTCCCGGGCAGCGTGGATTGCAGCCCTTGTCGGGATTGTCACTCTGTTTCCCAGACTTCACGATGGATGGGGTAAAAGAACAATAATCTCCATTATAACGGGGGCGTTTGTCGTCGGTCTTTACTTCTTACGCCCCGGGTCGGCTGATGCGCGCATACTGATATGGCAAGTATGTGCTCGTTTAATAAAACTAGAACCACTCACGGGACTCGGAATCGGGACCCTCCCACAACATTACATGAACGCCCAAGCGGAATATTTCGCTGCCCACCCCGATTCGGACCTGTCCATCGTGGCGAACAACAATTACCAGGCTTTCAACGAGTTCTTACATATTACCGTGGAACAGGGATTTATCGGTTTGTTATTATTATTTGGGATTATTCTAACTTGTCGCCATTCCTCCCGATTCCCTTTCATCCTCACGTGGTTCACGTTCTCGATGTTTTCATATCCGGCAGATTGCGAATGGTTAATGATTGTGTTCGTGTTGAGCCTTGCTCTTTGCGCGGGAGAAAATCCCGGTTGGTGCTTGAAGTTCAATAAAAAATGGTTTCTATGTAGCCTTGTCATGATCCCGTTTACCCTTGCAACAACCTTAAGATACGACAATGCCGTCAAAAATATAAAATTTGACACGGCTCCCCAATTCCCGTATAATCGAGAGTACATGCTTCAATTTGCCCGACAGAAACGGGACATCCATGTTTTAGAGAGGCTCACAAGGGACGTTTGTTCCTCCACGGACATTCTCTGTGACATGGGAGATCTTTATGAAACACGGGGAGATATAAAACGGGCGGATAGTTGCTATTCTCTCGCTCGGCAAATGGTCCCATGTAGAATTAAACCCTTGCACAAACTCTACCTGCTTTACAAGCAAAGAAATAGCACCGTTGCGGAGGATTATGCGAGGCAAATATTGAATTTCAAAACACCTTTCGTCGGTTCAGTCGTGTTACGCGCCCGTGCTGATGCAAAAAAATTTTTAAACCATGAATAA